In a single window of the Streptacidiphilus sp. P02-A3a genome:
- a CDS encoding metallophosphoesterase: protein MTDNESHGASPERSGGPAPRARRWLPRVLILVVVLGSLFFLPWWTLFSSNTDWPFPVVLVGTVVLATALLAFPALMYVGHGRRVDRAARAADTTLGVIWVLFAWSALGGLLRLALIGFGVGDPDRSRIVAVTVAVVAVVLLGWGHHEAMRVPRIRRLDITVPRLGQGLDGTRVVVLADTHYGPIDRAGWSARVAEAVNELDADVVCHAGDIADGTPDQRRAQSAPLGTIRSRLAKVYVTGNHEYFAEAQGWLDRMAELGWEPLHNRHLVVERGGDSLVLAGVDDVTAASSGLDGHQANLTGALAGADPELPVLLVAHQPKYVGQAASAGIDLQISGHTHGGQIWPFNFLVRLDQPVVHGLSRHGARTQLYTSRGTGFWGPPFRVFAPSEITLLTLRSA from the coding sequence GTGACAGACAACGAATCCCACGGGGCGTCACCGGAGCGGAGCGGCGGGCCCGCCCCGAGGGCCCGGCGCTGGCTGCCGCGGGTGCTGATCCTGGTGGTCGTGCTCGGCTCGCTGTTCTTCCTGCCCTGGTGGACGCTGTTCTCCTCGAACACCGACTGGCCGTTCCCGGTGGTCCTGGTCGGCACGGTGGTCCTCGCCACCGCGCTGCTCGCCTTTCCGGCGCTGATGTACGTGGGGCACGGGCGGCGGGTGGACCGCGCGGCGCGCGCCGCCGACACCACCCTCGGCGTGATCTGGGTGCTGTTCGCCTGGTCGGCCCTCGGCGGTCTGCTGCGGCTGGCGCTGATCGGGTTCGGCGTCGGCGACCCCGACCGGTCGCGGATCGTCGCGGTCACGGTCGCGGTGGTCGCGGTCGTGCTGTTGGGCTGGGGCCACCACGAGGCCATGCGGGTGCCCCGGATCAGGCGGCTGGACATCACCGTCCCCCGGCTCGGCCAGGGCCTGGACGGGACCCGGGTCGTGGTGCTGGCCGACACCCACTACGGACCGATCGACCGGGCCGGATGGTCGGCGCGGGTCGCCGAGGCGGTCAACGAGCTGGACGCCGACGTCGTCTGCCACGCGGGCGACATCGCCGACGGCACCCCGGACCAGCGCCGGGCCCAGTCCGCGCCGCTCGGGACGATCCGCTCCCGGCTGGCCAAGGTGTACGTCACCGGCAACCACGAGTACTTCGCCGAGGCCCAGGGCTGGCTCGACCGGATGGCGGAACTCGGCTGGGAGCCGCTGCACAACCGCCACCTCGTGGTCGAGCGCGGCGGCGACAGCCTGGTGCTCGCGGGCGTGGACGACGTCACCGCCGCCTCCTCCGGCCTTGACGGGCACCAGGCGAACCTCACCGGCGCGCTGGCCGGGGCGGATCCGGAGCTGCCGGTGCTGCTCGTCGCCCACCAGCCCAAGTACGTCGGCCAGGCCGCGAGCGCCGGGATCGACCTGCAGATCTCCGGGCACACCCACGGCGGACAGATCTGGCCGTTCAACTTCCTGGTCCGGCTGGACCAGCCCGTGGTGCACGGCCTGAGTCGGCACGGGGCACGGACCCAGCTGTACACCAGCCGGGGCACCGGCTTCTGGGGGCCGCCCTTCCGGGTCTTCGCACCGAGCGAGATCACCCTGCTCACGCTGCGCTCGGCGTAG
- a CDS encoding response regulator transcription factor — translation MTIRVVVADDDALLRAGVALVLGSEPGVEVVGEAADGLLAVELCRTTTPDVVLMDVRMPGVDGVEATRRIVRAGLPTRVLVLTTFHHDEYVWGALRAGAAGFLLKRASPERLIDAVRTLAAGESVLDPAVTRDLVGQLVSTDPARYRAGPTDPRLARLTAREREVLRQAAEGCSNAQIAELFLVAESTVKTHVKRILAKLDARDRAQAVAIAYQGGLMTSTDSANWLW, via the coding sequence GTGACGATCCGGGTGGTGGTCGCCGACGACGACGCCCTGCTGCGCGCCGGGGTCGCCCTGGTGCTCGGCAGCGAGCCCGGGGTGGAGGTGGTCGGCGAGGCCGCCGACGGGCTGCTGGCGGTCGAGCTGTGCCGGACGACGACGCCGGACGTGGTGCTGATGGACGTGCGGATGCCCGGCGTCGACGGCGTCGAGGCGACCCGCCGGATCGTCCGCGCCGGGCTGCCGACCCGGGTCCTGGTGCTCACCACCTTCCACCACGACGAGTACGTGTGGGGCGCGCTGCGGGCCGGTGCCGCCGGGTTCCTGCTGAAGCGGGCCTCGCCGGAGCGCCTGATCGACGCCGTGCGGACGCTGGCGGCCGGGGAGTCGGTGCTGGACCCGGCGGTCACCCGCGACCTGGTGGGCCAGTTGGTCAGCACCGATCCGGCGCGGTACCGGGCCGGGCCGACCGATCCCCGCCTGGCCCGGCTGACCGCGCGGGAGCGGGAGGTGCTCCGGCAGGCCGCCGAGGGCTGCTCCAACGCGCAGATCGCCGAGTTGTTCCTGGTCGCCGAGTCCACCGTGAAGACCCATGTGAAGCGGATCCTGGCGAAGCTGGACGCGCGCGACCGCGCCCAGGCCGTGGCGATCGCGTATCAGGGCGGGCTGATGACGTCCACGGACTCGGCGAACTGGCTGTGGTAG
- a CDS encoding sensor histidine kinase — protein sequence MSRPTWTSARAAVRRRRGPDRLPPRLRLRPPAVALDLALAAAFLAALLADRFGAAARIGGRMPLALALSVLIAAALGARRSAPLAGYLAGSAALSAEALFVLPSQVSPYANLVGLYSLGRYATRARARLGPVVVLLGMAAYFSGTGHRVPVLPAWVLFVWLLAWALGYGEARRQEEREAARRVLRAQVVADERVRIARELHDLVGHTLNVLLVQAGAARRLLDRDPERTRGLLGTMEHTGREALEELDRVLGLLRRDEPDLSPGLAQLGSLARRMEQAGIQVTARVDPAAYRLPRPLDLSAYRIVQEALTNTVKHGRAARAEVSVRRERDVLDVEVRDDGVGADPGCAPGRGLLGIAERAREFGGSVEYGAGERGGFRLHAVLPIPRAAEAVAVR from the coding sequence ATGAGTCGGCCGACCTGGACCAGTGCCCGCGCCGCCGTCCGGCGCCGCCGAGGGCCGGACCGGCTGCCACCGCGGCTACGGCTGCGACCGCCCGCGGTGGCGCTCGACCTGGCCCTGGCCGCCGCGTTCCTGGCGGCGCTGCTGGCCGACCGGTTCGGCGCGGCGGCGCGGATCGGCGGCCGGATGCCGCTCGCGCTCGCCCTGAGCGTGCTGATCGCCGCGGCGCTCGGCGCCCGCCGGTCGGCGCCGCTCGCCGGGTACCTGGCCGGCTCCGCCGCGCTCTCCGCCGAGGCCCTGTTCGTGCTGCCCAGCCAGGTGTCGCCGTACGCGAACCTGGTCGGCCTGTACTCGCTCGGCCGGTACGCCACCCGCGCCCGCGCCCGGCTGGGCCCGGTCGTGGTGCTGCTCGGCATGGCCGCGTACTTCTCCGGAACCGGGCACCGCGTCCCGGTCCTCCCGGCCTGGGTGCTGTTCGTCTGGCTGCTGGCCTGGGCGCTCGGCTACGGCGAGGCCCGGCGGCAGGAGGAGCGGGAGGCGGCGCGGCGGGTGCTGCGCGCGCAGGTCGTCGCCGACGAGCGGGTGCGGATCGCCCGGGAACTGCACGACCTGGTCGGCCACACGCTCAACGTGCTGCTGGTGCAGGCCGGGGCCGCGCGGCGGCTGCTCGACCGGGATCCGGAGCGGACCCGGGGGCTGCTGGGCACGATGGAGCACACCGGCCGGGAGGCCCTGGAGGAGTTGGACCGGGTACTCGGCCTGCTGCGCCGGGACGAGCCGGACCTGAGCCCCGGCCTGGCCCAACTGGGTTCACTGGCAAGGCGGATGGAGCAAGCCGGGATCCAGGTGACGGCCCGGGTCGACCCCGCCGCGTACCGGCTGCCGCGCCCGCTCGACCTGTCGGCCTACCGGATCGTCCAGGAGGCGCTGACCAACACGGTCAAGCACGGCCGCGCCGCCCGGGCCGAGGTCTCGGTCCGCCGGGAGCGGGACGTCCTCGACGTCGAGGTCCGGGACGACGGCGTGGGCGCGGACCCGGGCTGCGCGCCCGGCCGGGGACTGCTCGGCATCGCCGAGCGGGCCCGCGAGTTCGGCGGCAGCGTGGAGTACGGCGCGGGTGAGCGGGGCGGCTTCCGGCTGCACGCGGTACTGCCGATCCCCCGGGCGGCGGAGGCGGTGGCCGTCCGGTGA
- a CDS encoding ABC transporter ATP-binding protein, with protein MAKRLDTGRGARPAPARGRLFGLVRTFLRPHTRRLGAIAALQAVQAAGNLYLPTLNADIINNGVVKADLGYIGGAGGVMLGITVLLCAVSLASLYLSAWVSMSVGADIRTAVYQRVQSFSVIELNRFGISSLTTRSVNDVQQVQLFLQVALNLLVLAVATTLGAVVLAVRQGPGLSLLLVATLVAILIVTALVVTRLLPMYHWVQVRTDNLNRVLREQISGVRVARAFLRTGWEEQRFGQANADITDTTLRAGRVFALVIPVVAGITNLSSVGVFWFGGRLVAHGSMPIGNLTAFLLYILQILLYVGIGVTVLILLPRAVASAERIQQVLGAVPAIADPPRPAAPEAVTGAVEFRQVSFGYAGSERPVLDDLSFAFRPGQTNAILGGTGSGKTTLLNLIPRFLDATAGSVLVNGVEVAAQAADDLRAGIGLVPQTAFLFAGTVAGNLRFGRPEATEAELWRALDIAQARDFVSGLPGRLDARVERGGVNLSGGQRQRLSIARALVRRPRLYLFDDCFSALDAATDARLRAALRADTGDATVVIVAQRASTVMDADQIIVLDGGSIAGIGTHARLLADCRTYQEIIATQQLGWGSAA; from the coding sequence ATGGCGAAGCGGCTGGACACCGGTCGGGGCGCTCGCCCGGCCCCCGCGCGAGGCCGGCTGTTCGGCCTGGTCCGCACCTTCCTGCGGCCCCACACCCGGCGGCTCGGCGCGATCGCCGCACTGCAGGCGGTGCAGGCCGCCGGAAACCTCTACCTGCCCACCCTGAACGCCGACATCATCAACAACGGCGTGGTGAAGGCCGACCTCGGCTACATCGGCGGCGCCGGCGGCGTCATGCTCGGCATCACCGTCCTGCTCTGCGCCGTCTCGCTGGCGTCGCTGTACCTCTCCGCCTGGGTGTCGATGTCGGTCGGAGCCGACATCCGGACCGCCGTCTACCAGCGGGTGCAGTCCTTCTCGGTGATCGAGCTGAACCGGTTCGGGATCTCCTCGCTGACCACCCGCAGCGTCAACGACGTCCAGCAGGTCCAGCTCTTCCTCCAGGTGGCGCTCAACCTGCTGGTGCTCGCGGTCGCGACCACCCTCGGCGCCGTGGTCCTGGCGGTACGGCAGGGGCCCGGCCTCTCGCTGCTGCTGGTGGCCACCCTGGTGGCGATCCTGATCGTGACCGCGCTGGTGGTGACCCGGCTGCTGCCGATGTACCACTGGGTCCAGGTCAGGACCGACAACCTGAACCGGGTGCTGCGCGAGCAGATCTCCGGCGTCCGGGTGGCCCGGGCCTTCCTCCGCACCGGCTGGGAGGAGCAGCGGTTCGGGCAGGCCAATGCCGACATCACCGACACCACGCTGCGCGCCGGCCGGGTCTTCGCCCTGGTCATCCCGGTGGTGGCGGGCATCACCAACCTGTCCAGCGTGGGCGTCTTCTGGTTCGGCGGCAGGCTGGTCGCGCACGGCTCGATGCCGATCGGCAACCTGACCGCGTTCCTGCTCTACATCCTGCAGATCCTGCTGTACGTCGGAATCGGCGTGACCGTGCTGATCCTGCTGCCGCGCGCGGTGGCCAGCGCCGAGCGGATCCAGCAGGTGCTCGGCGCCGTCCCGGCCATCGCCGACCCGCCGCGGCCGGCGGCCCCCGAGGCGGTCACCGGCGCGGTCGAGTTCCGGCAGGTCAGCTTCGGGTACGCGGGCAGCGAGCGGCCGGTGCTGGACGACCTGTCGTTCGCCTTCCGGCCCGGGCAGACCAACGCCATCCTCGGCGGCACCGGCAGCGGCAAGACCACGCTGCTCAACCTCATTCCCCGGTTCCTGGACGCGACGGCGGGATCCGTGCTGGTCAACGGGGTCGAGGTGGCGGCGCAGGCGGCCGACGACCTCCGGGCGGGCATCGGACTGGTCCCGCAGACGGCCTTCCTGTTCGCCGGAACGGTCGCCGGGAACCTCCGCTTCGGCCGACCCGAGGCCACCGAGGCCGAGCTGTGGCGGGCCCTCGACATCGCCCAGGCCCGCGACTTCGTCAGCGGCCTGCCGGGACGGCTCGACGCCCGGGTCGAGCGCGGCGGGGTGAACCTCTCCGGCGGCCAGCGCCAGCGGCTGTCCATCGCCCGGGCCCTCGTCCGCCGCCCGCGGCTGTACCTCTTCGACGACTGCTTCTCGGCCCTGGACGCGGCCACCGACGCCCGGCTGCGGGCCGCGCTGCGCGCCGACACCGGTGACGCCACCGTGGTCATCGTGGCGCAGCGGGCCAGCACCGTCATGGACGCCGACCAGATCATCGTCCTGGACGGCGGCAGCATCGCCGGGATCGGCACGCACGCGCGGCTGCTGGCCGACTGCCGGACCTACCAGGAAATCATCGCGACCCAGCAACTGGGATGGGGATCGGCCGCGTGA
- a CDS encoding ABC transporter ATP-binding protein: protein MSETPDVSDHDETGQPDTGADGGGRRPVVPRVVALLRPEWSRLAVVAVLTVGSVGFIVVGPWLLGRATNLLFDGFIGGNLRAGETKAQVVAGLRAHGQGHLAEMLAGMDVHPGVGVDLDRLGQVLGLVALVYLASTVFSWAQARILTGVAQRTMFRLRQQTEEKLTRLPLRYFDTHPHGDILSRVINDIDNVDTTLQEGLNQLPTSLLTVLGTLGIMFWISPLLATVSLVTIPVVMTVTFLIARRSKTQFAAQWEQTGQLTSVVEETYAGHALVLAYGQRKSMAEEFGRQNDRLLQSGFRAQFLSGAIFPAVVFVGNLNYVFVAAVGGFQVATGVISLGAVQAFVQYSQRFTSPVIQVAGQMNVLQSGIVSAGRVFEFLDAPEEPVLPAGPVAAEAVAAAPVARRVRLENVSFRYQPDTPLIEDFTLEAAPGQTVAIVGPTGAGKTTVVNLLVRFYEIDGGRILLDGTDYRELSRDQVRRCFGMVLQDTWLFHGTIRDNIGYGRADAGEEEILAAARAAHVDDFVRALPDGYRTVLDGDAANISAGQRQLLTIARAFLADPGILILDEATSNVDTRTEAMIQEAMARLQSGRTSFVIAHRLSTIQAADTIVVMDAGRVVEQGPHQELLDRRGFYHELYHSQFAESVDVISPP from the coding sequence GTGAGCGAGACACCCGACGTCAGCGACCACGACGAGACCGGCCAGCCGGACACCGGGGCGGACGGCGGCGGCAGGCGCCCGGTCGTGCCCCGAGTGGTCGCCCTGCTCCGGCCCGAGTGGTCCCGGCTGGCGGTCGTCGCGGTGCTCACCGTCGGCTCGGTCGGCTTCATCGTGGTCGGGCCCTGGCTGCTCGGCCGCGCCACCAACCTCCTCTTCGACGGCTTCATCGGCGGGAACCTCCGGGCCGGGGAGACCAAGGCGCAGGTCGTCGCCGGACTGCGGGCCCACGGCCAGGGCCACCTCGCCGAGATGCTCGCCGGGATGGACGTCCACCCCGGCGTCGGCGTCGACCTGGACCGGCTCGGGCAGGTGCTGGGGCTGGTCGCGCTGGTGTACCTGGCGAGCACCGTCTTCAGCTGGGCCCAGGCCCGGATCCTGACCGGTGTCGCCCAGCGGACCATGTTCCGGCTGCGCCAGCAGACCGAGGAGAAACTGACCCGGCTGCCGCTGCGGTACTTCGACACCCACCCGCACGGCGACATCCTCAGCCGGGTCATCAACGACATCGACAACGTCGACACCACCCTCCAGGAGGGCCTCAACCAGCTGCCCACCTCGCTGCTCACGGTACTGGGCACGCTGGGCATCATGTTCTGGATCTCCCCGCTGCTGGCCACCGTGTCGCTGGTGACCATCCCGGTGGTGATGACGGTGACCTTCCTGATCGCCCGCCGCTCCAAGACCCAGTTCGCCGCCCAGTGGGAGCAGACCGGCCAACTCACCTCGGTGGTCGAGGAGACCTACGCGGGGCACGCCCTGGTGCTGGCCTACGGTCAGCGGAAGTCCATGGCCGAGGAGTTCGGCCGACAGAACGACCGGCTGCTGCAATCCGGATTCCGGGCCCAGTTCCTGTCCGGCGCGATCTTTCCGGCCGTGGTTTTCGTGGGCAATCTGAATTACGTGTTCGTGGCCGCCGTCGGCGGATTCCAGGTCGCCACCGGCGTGATATCACTCGGCGCGGTCCAGGCGTTCGTCCAGTATTCACAGCGGTTCACCTCGCCGGTTATCCAGGTCGCCGGGCAGATGAACGTGCTACAGTCCGGAATCGTCTCGGCCGGGCGGGTCTTCGAATTCCTGGACGCGCCGGAGGAACCGGTGCTCCCGGCCGGTCCGGTGGCCGCCGAAGCCGTCGCGGCGGCCCCGGTCGCGCGCCGGGTGCGGCTGGAGAACGTCAGCTTCCGCTACCAGCCGGACACGCCGCTGATCGAGGACTTCACCCTGGAAGCCGCGCCCGGCCAGACCGTGGCCATCGTCGGTCCCACCGGCGCTGGCAAGACCACGGTGGTCAACCTGCTGGTCCGGTTCTACGAGATCGACGGCGGGCGGATCCTGCTCGACGGCACCGACTACCGCGAACTGAGCCGCGATCAGGTGCGCCGCTGCTTCGGCATGGTCCTGCAGGACACCTGGCTGTTCCACGGCACGATCCGGGACAACATCGGCTACGGCAGGGCGGACGCCGGGGAGGAGGAGATCCTCGCCGCCGCCCGGGCGGCCCACGTCGACGACTTCGTGCGGGCCCTGCCCGACGGCTACCGGACGGTGCTCGACGGCGACGCGGCCAACATCTCCGCGGGGCAGCGGCAACTGCTGACCATCGCCCGGGCCTTCCTGGCCGATCCGGGGATCCTGATCCTCGACGAGGCGACCAGCAACGTCGACACCCGCACCGAGGCGATGATCCAGGAGGCGATGGCCCGACTCCAGTCCGGGCGCACCAGCTTCGTCATCGCGCACCGGCTGTCGACCATCCAGGCCGCCGACACGATCGTGGTGATGGACGCCGGGCGGGTCGTCGAACAGGGGCCGCACCAGGAGCTACTGGACCGTCGCGGCTTCTACCACGAGCTCTACCACAGCCAGTTCGCCGAGTCCGTGGACGTCATCAGCCCGCCCTGA
- a CDS encoding DUF2306 domain-containing protein, whose product MTSPTSTSTSATDDVPRGRSGTRTRGTRRRRAGWLTMTVLATLTAAFAARYFADDPALFLAQQRAVYVANLAPLLFHISGGVLALTLGPWQFLPGLRRRHPALHRTIGRVYLVGAVAAGTGGLLMVPKALFWPVAPLGFAALAVALLGASTMAFAAIRRGAVTEHRVWMIRSYALIFGAVSFRLWLVLLPGLGLPFDQAYRTGAWLSWLVDLLVAQRLVSRIRNRRSGP is encoded by the coding sequence ATGACCTCACCCACCTCCACCAGCACGTCCGCCACCGACGACGTTCCCCGGGGCCGGAGCGGGACGCGGACCAGGGGAACGCGCCGACGCCGGGCCGGCTGGCTCACCATGACCGTCCTGGCCACGCTGACGGCCGCGTTCGCGGCCCGCTACTTCGCCGACGACCCGGCACTGTTCCTCGCGCAGCAGCGCGCCGTCTACGTGGCGAACCTCGCGCCACTGCTCTTCCACATCAGCGGCGGCGTGCTGGCGCTGACCCTGGGTCCGTGGCAGTTCCTGCCCGGACTCAGGCGGCGGCACCCGGCGCTGCACCGGACGATCGGCCGGGTCTACCTGGTCGGCGCGGTGGCGGCCGGTACCGGCGGGCTGCTGATGGTGCCGAAGGCGCTGTTCTGGCCGGTCGCGCCGCTCGGCTTCGCCGCGCTCGCCGTCGCCCTGCTGGGGGCCAGCACCATGGCCTTCGCGGCGATCCGGCGGGGAGCGGTCACCGAGCACCGGGTCTGGATGATCCGCTCCTACGCGCTGATCTTCGGCGCCGTCAGCTTCCGTCTCTGGCTGGTGCTGCTGCCCGGCCTCGGGCTGCCGTTCGACCAGGCGTACCGGACCGGCGCCTGGCTCTCCTGGCTGGTCGACCTCCTGGTCGCGCAGCGGCTGGTCTCCCGGATCCGGAACCGGCGTTCCGGGCCCTGA